Proteins from a genomic interval of Mycobacterium conspicuum:
- the ku gene encoding non-homologous end joining protein Ku — protein sequence MRSIWKGSIAFGLVNVPVKVYSATEDHDIKFHQVHAKDNGRIRYKRVCEVDGEVVEYGDLARAFESDDGQMVIITDDDLATLPEGRSREIEVLEFVPASDVDPMLYDRSYFLEPDSKSSKSYVLLAKTLAETDRMAIVHFTLRNKTRLAALRVKDFGKREVMVIHTLLWPDEIRDPDFPVLDKKVDVKPAELKMAGQVVESMAEDFNPDRYHDDYQEQLHELIAAKLEGGEAFTVEEKPKELDETEDVSDLLAKLEASVKARSGDGKAPAKKSPAKKAPAKKAAKKAPAKKAASKS from the coding sequence ATGCGCTCCATCTGGAAGGGTTCCATCGCATTCGGGCTCGTCAACGTCCCGGTCAAGGTCTATAGCGCCACCGAGGACCACGACATCAAGTTCCATCAGGTGCACGCCAAGGACAACGGGCGGATTCGCTACAAGCGGGTGTGCGAGGTCGACGGCGAGGTTGTCGAGTACGGCGATCTGGCTCGGGCCTTTGAGTCCGACGACGGCCAGATGGTCATCATCACCGACGACGACCTCGCCACGCTGCCCGAGGGACGCAGCCGCGAAATCGAGGTGCTGGAGTTCGTACCGGCCAGCGACGTCGACCCGATGCTGTACGACCGCAGCTACTTCCTGGAGCCCGACTCAAAATCGTCCAAATCGTATGTGCTGCTTGCCAAGACGCTGGCCGAGACCGACCGGATGGCGATCGTACATTTCACGCTGCGCAACAAGACCCGGCTGGCGGCGTTGCGGGTCAAGGACTTTGGCAAACGCGAGGTGATGGTGATCCACACCTTGTTGTGGCCCGACGAGATCCGCGACCCGGATTTCCCCGTGCTGGACAAGAAGGTCGACGTCAAGCCCGCGGAGCTCAAGATGGCCGGGCAGGTGGTGGAGTCGATGGCCGAGGACTTCAACCCGGACCGCTACCACGACGACTACCAGGAGCAGCTGCACGAGCTGATCGCCGCGAAACTCGAAGGCGGAGAGGCCTTTACCGTCGAGGAGAAGCCGAAGGAGCTCGACGAGACCGAGGACGTGTCTGACCTGCTCGCCAAGCTGGAGGCCAGCGTCAAGGCGCGTTCGGGTGACGGCAAGGCGCCCGCGAAGAAATCACCCGCCAAAAAGGCACCCGCGAAAAAGGCGGCGAAAAAGGCACCGGCCAAGAAGGCCGCATCGAAGTCCTAG
- a CDS encoding Nramp family divalent metal transporter, with product MEGSVAQGTQPSLRASWYLLGPAFVAAIAYVDPGNVAANVSSGAQYGYLLLWVIVVANVMAGLVQYLSAKLGLVTGQSLPRAIGKQMGRPLRLAFWVQAELVAIATDAAEIIGGAIALHILFNLPLLAGGVITGVVAMLLLTIQDRRGQILFERVITGLLFTIAIGFAASFFVATPPPGAVLGGLLPGFRGTESVLLAAAILGATVMPHAVYMHSGLALDRHGHPEPGPRRRRLLLVTRVDVVLAMAVAGTVNAAMLLVAAINLHNQDVTASIEGAYAAIHATLGPTIAVLFAVGLLASGLASSSVGAYAGAMIMKGLLHRSIPMMARRLITLCPAVLILAIGFDPTRTLVLSQVVLSFGLPFAVLPLVKLTSDRELMGDDRNHPVTTAIGWTVGVLVSVLNVLLIYLTLKG from the coding sequence ATCGAGGGGTCGGTGGCGCAGGGCACCCAGCCTTCGCTCAGGGCGAGCTGGTATCTGCTCGGCCCGGCGTTCGTCGCGGCGATCGCCTATGTCGACCCCGGGAATGTCGCGGCCAACGTCAGCTCGGGCGCGCAATACGGCTACCTGCTGCTGTGGGTCATCGTCGTCGCCAACGTGATGGCGGGCCTGGTGCAATACCTGTCGGCGAAGCTGGGGCTGGTCACCGGGCAGTCACTACCTCGGGCGATCGGCAAACAGATGGGCCGTCCGCTGCGGCTGGCTTTTTGGGTTCAGGCCGAACTCGTCGCGATCGCCACCGATGCCGCCGAAATCATCGGCGGGGCCATCGCCCTGCACATCCTGTTCAACTTGCCGCTGCTGGCCGGCGGGGTGATCACCGGTGTGGTGGCGATGCTGCTGCTGACGATTCAGGACCGCCGCGGCCAGATCCTTTTCGAACGCGTCATCACCGGGCTGCTGTTCACCATCGCCATCGGGTTCGCGGCGAGCTTCTTCGTTGCCACGCCCCCGCCCGGCGCCGTCCTCGGCGGCCTGCTGCCGGGATTCCGCGGGACCGAAAGCGTGCTGCTGGCGGCCGCGATCCTGGGCGCGACGGTGATGCCGCACGCCGTGTACATGCACTCCGGTTTGGCGCTGGACCGCCACGGCCACCCCGAGCCGGGCCCGCGACGGCGCCGGCTGCTGCTGGTCACCCGTGTCGACGTGGTGCTGGCGATGGCCGTCGCCGGAACGGTGAATGCGGCGATGTTGCTGGTGGCCGCGATCAACCTGCACAACCAGGACGTCACCGCGTCGATCGAGGGCGCCTATGCCGCCATCCACGCCACGTTGGGCCCGACGATCGCGGTGCTGTTCGCGGTCGGACTGCTCGCGTCCGGCTTGGCGTCCTCGTCGGTGGGTGCCTACGCCGGCGCGATGATCATGAAGGGGCTGCTGCACCGCTCGATCCCCATGATGGCGCGCCGCCTGATCACCCTGTGCCCCGCCGTGCTGATCCTGGCGATCGGTTTCGATCCCACCCGCACGCTGGTGCTGTCGCAGGTGGTGCTGTCGTTCGGCCTGCCGTTCGCGGTGCTGCCGCTGGTCAAGCTGACCAGCGACCGCGAGCTGATGGGCGACGACCGCAACCATCCCGTGACGACGGCGATTGGCTGGACCGTCGGGGTGCTGGTCAGTGTGCTCAACGTGCTGCTGATCTATCTGACCCTGAAGGGCTAG
- the pstA gene encoding phosphate ABC transporter permease PstA, translating to MSVDTLDAPVKAEVFRAVSLRRRIINNVATTFFLASFVVALLPLVWLLSVVVARGWRAVTTSSWWTHSLHGVLPEEFAGGIYHALYGTLVQAGVATVLAVPLGLMTAVYLVEYGHGRLARVTTFMVDVLAGVPSIVAALFVFSLWIATLGFQQCALAVSLALVLLMLPVVVRSGEEMLRLVPDELREASYALGVRKWTTILRIVFPIAMPGIVSGVLLSIARVIGETAPVLVLVGYSRSINFDIFNGNMASLPLLIYTELTNPEHAGFLRVWGAALTLIIIVGAVNLTAAAVRFVTLRRHGVPEFLRA from the coding sequence ATGAGCGTCGATACCTTAGATGCCCCGGTCAAAGCCGAGGTGTTTCGCGCCGTCAGCCTGCGGCGGCGGATCATCAACAACGTCGCGACAACGTTCTTCCTCGCCTCGTTCGTCGTGGCGCTGTTGCCGCTGGTCTGGCTGCTGTCCGTGGTCGTCGCGCGAGGGTGGCGCGCCGTGACCACCTCCAGCTGGTGGACGCATTCGTTGCACGGCGTGCTGCCGGAGGAATTCGCCGGCGGGATTTATCACGCGCTGTACGGGACGTTGGTGCAGGCCGGCGTGGCCACCGTGCTGGCCGTGCCGCTGGGCTTGATGACCGCCGTCTACCTGGTGGAATACGGGCACGGCCGGCTGGCGCGCGTGACCACCTTCATGGTCGACGTGCTCGCCGGGGTGCCCTCGATCGTGGCGGCGCTGTTCGTCTTCAGCCTGTGGATCGCCACCCTGGGGTTTCAACAGTGCGCCTTGGCGGTGTCGTTGGCGCTGGTCTTGCTGATGCTGCCGGTGGTGGTGCGCTCGGGCGAGGAAATGCTGCGGTTGGTGCCCGACGAGCTGCGAGAAGCCAGCTACGCCTTGGGCGTTCGCAAATGGACGACGATCCTGCGGATCGTCTTTCCGATCGCGATGCCGGGCATCGTCTCCGGTGTCTTGCTGTCGATCGCGCGTGTGATCGGCGAAACCGCACCGGTGCTGGTGCTGGTCGGCTACAGCCGCTCCATCAATTTCGACATCTTCAACGGCAACATGGCCTCGCTGCCGCTGCTGATCTACACCGAGCTCACCAATCCCGAGCACGCCGGTTTCCTGCGGGTGTGGGGTGCGGCGCTCACCCTGATCATCATCGTGGGCGCCGTCAATCTCACTGCCGCGGCGGTGCGGTTTGTGACCCTGCGACGGCACGGAGTGCCCGAGTTCCTCAGGGCGTGA
- the pstS gene encoding phosphate ABC transporter substrate-binding protein PstS, with protein sequence MKFNRFSAPLAVLAIGAVTLSACGSDKNSSAPSSSTSAAASNVSCGGKQTLKASGSTAQANAMTRFVKAFEQACSGQTLNYTPNGSGAGIKEFNGKQTDFGGSDSPLNPDEATAAQQRCGGSPAWNLPVVFGPIAVTFNINTVTSLTLDGPTLAKIFNGAITTWNDPAIQALNNGFTLPGEPIHVVFRNDESGTTDNFQHYLDAASNGAWGKGAGKTFKGGVGEGAKGNDGTSAAIKATEGSITYNEWSFAQAQHLNMAKIVSSAGPDAVAISADSVGKTIAGATIKGQGNDLVLDTTSFYRPSQAGSYPIVLATYEIVCSKYPDGQVGTAVKAFLQSTIGAGQNGLADNGYIPIPDAFKSRLSTAVNAIA encoded by the coding sequence TTGAAATTCAACCGATTTAGCGCGCCACTGGCGGTCCTGGCGATCGGCGCAGTGACCCTGTCGGCGTGTGGTAGTGACAAAAACTCAAGCGCGCCAAGTTCATCGACGAGTGCGGCGGCGTCCAACGTGAGTTGCGGCGGCAAGCAGACGCTCAAGGCCAGCGGCTCGACGGCCCAGGCGAACGCGATGACCCGCTTTGTCAAGGCATTCGAACAGGCCTGCTCCGGCCAGACGCTGAACTACACGCCCAACGGTTCGGGCGCCGGGATCAAGGAATTCAACGGCAAGCAGACCGATTTCGGTGGCTCGGATTCACCGCTGAACCCGGATGAGGCCACCGCCGCCCAGCAGCGTTGCGGCGGTTCGCCGGCGTGGAACCTGCCGGTGGTGTTCGGCCCCATCGCGGTCACCTTCAACATCAACACCGTCACGTCACTGACCCTGGACGGTCCCACCTTGGCGAAGATCTTCAACGGCGCCATCACCACCTGGAACGACCCCGCGATCCAGGCGCTCAACAACGGCTTCACGTTGCCGGGCGAGCCGATTCACGTGGTGTTCCGCAACGACGAGTCGGGGACCACGGACAACTTCCAGCACTATCTCGACGCCGCGTCCAACGGCGCCTGGGGCAAGGGCGCCGGGAAGACGTTCAAGGGCGGTGTTGGCGAGGGCGCTAAGGGCAACGACGGCACGTCGGCGGCGATCAAGGCCACCGAGGGGTCGATCACCTACAACGAATGGTCGTTCGCCCAGGCGCAGCATCTGAACATGGCCAAGATCGTCAGCTCGGCCGGTCCGGATGCCGTGGCGATCAGCGCCGACTCGGTGGGCAAGACCATCGCCGGGGCCACCATCAAGGGGCAGGGTAACGATCTGGTGCTCGACACCACCTCGTTCTACAGGCCGTCGCAGGCCGGCTCGTACCCGATCGTGCTGGCGACCTACGAGATCGTCTGCTCCAAATATCCCGACGGCCAGGTCGGCACGGCCGTGAAGGCGTTCCTGCAGAGCACAATCGGCGCCGGCCAGAATGGCTTGGCGGATAACGGGTATATCCCCATTCCAGATGCGTTCAAGTCGAGATTGTCCACTGCGGTCAACGCCATTGCATGA
- a CDS encoding carbohydrate kinase family protein, producing the protein MTRGLVIGESLIDIVGGDEHVGGSPLNVAVGLGRLGRRVDFLTHIADDANGRCISDHVEAAGVQLVSESRTAERTATARSTIGADGSARYVFDLDWRLSGTPPVPPPLFVHTGSIAAVQDPGCLAVAALIDTYRVSATVTFDPNVRSSLISDRDLAVARIEHLIERSDVVKASEEDLRWIDPARPPEQLARAWLALGPALVVVTMADRGAMGFCASGEAHVPTRAVEVVDTVGAGDSFMTGLLDALWGVLGGDRRPELRGIGVDALTAALEAASLSSALTVAHKGANLPDRAALEAASRR; encoded by the coding sequence ATGACCCGGGGGCTGGTGATCGGTGAGTCGCTGATCGATATCGTCGGGGGCGACGAACACGTCGGCGGCAGTCCGCTCAACGTCGCCGTCGGACTCGGTCGCCTGGGCCGCCGCGTGGACTTCCTCACCCACATCGCCGACGACGCGAACGGCCGGTGCATCAGCGATCACGTCGAAGCCGCTGGCGTGCAACTGGTTTCGGAAAGCCGGACCGCGGAGCGCACGGCGACCGCGCGGTCGACCATCGGGGCGGATGGGTCGGCCCGCTATGTGTTCGACCTGGACTGGCGGCTTTCCGGGACGCCGCCGGTCCCGCCGCCGCTTTTCGTCCATACCGGATCGATTGCCGCCGTGCAGGATCCGGGCTGCCTGGCGGTGGCGGCGTTGATCGACACCTATCGCGTGTCGGCCACGGTCACCTTTGATCCCAATGTGCGGTCGTCGCTGATCTCCGACCGGGACCTGGCCGTCGCCCGCATCGAGCATCTCATCGAACGCAGCGACGTCGTGAAAGCCAGCGAGGAAGACCTGCGCTGGATCGACCCCGCTCGCCCGCCCGAACAGCTCGCCCGCGCCTGGCTGGCGCTGGGTCCGGCGCTGGTGGTGGTGACGATGGCCGACCGCGGCGCGATGGGGTTCTGCGCGTCCGGCGAGGCGCATGTACCGACTCGTGCCGTGGAGGTGGTCGACACCGTCGGCGCCGGTGACTCGTTCATGACCGGCCTGCTTGACGCGCTGTGGGGCGTGTTGGGCGGTGACCGCCGCCCCGAGTTGCGCGGGATCGGGGTGGACGCGCTGACGGCGGCGCTTGAGGCGGCGAGCCTGTCGTCGGCGCTGACCGTCGCCCACAAGGGGGCCAACTTGCCGGATCGGGCCGCTTTGGAGGCCGCATCGCGTCGTTAG
- the pstS gene encoding phosphate ABC transporter substrate-binding protein PstS, which yields MKLNRFSAVLCVMSATALLLSGCGSDNKASSPSGSSGANVSCGGKQTLKASGSTAQQNAMTRFVNAFEQACPGQSLNYTPNGSGAGISEFIGNQTDFAGSDSELLPPEYDAAARRCGSPAWNLPVVFGPIAITYNVKGVTSLILDGPTAAKIFNGAITTWNDPAIAALNPGTALPAEPIRVIFRSDESGTSDNFQRYLDTASGGVWGKGAGKTFRGGVGEGAKGNDGTAAAVKNTEGAIGYDEWSFAQAQHLGMARIVTSAGPDPVAISADSVGKTIATAYIIKEGNDLALDTISFYRPNEAGAYPIVLATYEIVCSKYPDPQVGKAVKAFLQSTIGAGQNGLADNGYVPIPDAFKSRLSTAVNAIA from the coding sequence TTGAAACTCAACCGATTTAGTGCCGTGCTCTGCGTGATGTCCGCCACCGCACTGCTGCTGTCGGGGTGTGGCAGTGACAATAAGGCAAGTTCGCCAAGTGGATCCTCGGGCGCGAACGTGAGCTGCGGCGGCAAGCAGACGCTCAAGGCCAGCGGATCGACGGCCCAGCAGAACGCGATGACCCGGTTCGTCAATGCGTTCGAACAGGCCTGTCCCGGTCAGTCGCTGAACTACACGCCGAACGGGTCGGGCGCCGGCATCAGCGAATTCATCGGAAACCAAACGGATTTCGCCGGGTCCGACTCTGAGCTGCTGCCGCCCGAGTACGACGCCGCCGCGCGGCGATGCGGCTCGCCGGCGTGGAACCTGCCGGTAGTGTTCGGTCCCATCGCCATCACCTACAACGTCAAGGGTGTGACGTCGTTGATTCTCGACGGCCCGACCGCGGCCAAGATCTTCAACGGCGCGATCACGACCTGGAATGATCCCGCGATCGCCGCGCTGAACCCGGGCACCGCCCTACCCGCCGAGCCGATTCGTGTCATCTTCCGCAGTGACGAGTCCGGAACCTCGGACAACTTCCAGAGATATCTCGACACGGCGTCCGGCGGCGTGTGGGGCAAGGGTGCGGGAAAGACGTTCAGGGGCGGTGTCGGCGAGGGCGCCAAGGGCAACGACGGCACCGCCGCAGCCGTCAAGAACACCGAAGGAGCCATCGGCTATGACGAATGGTCGTTCGCCCAGGCGCAACATCTCGGCATGGCCAGGATCGTCACGTCGGCCGGTCCGGACCCGGTAGCGATCAGCGCGGACTCGGTGGGGAAGACCATCGCCACGGCCTACATCATCAAAGAGGGCAACGACCTCGCCCTGGACACGATTTCGTTCTACCGGCCCAACGAGGCCGGCGCCTATCCGATCGTGCTGGCGACGTATGAGATCGTTTGCTCGAAGTATCCCGACCCCCAGGTCGGCAAGGCGGTGAAGGCGTTCCTGCAGAGCACCATCGGTGCAGGCCAGAATGGCTTGGCGGACAACGGATATGTCCCCATTCCCGACGCGTTCAAGTCGAGGTTGTCGACCGCGGTCAATGCCATTGCCTGA
- a CDS encoding SDR family oxidoreductase, which produces MSKRVLITGASKGIGRAVADRVAAAGQQPIGLARSAPADFPGQFHEVDLGDQAATAQALDTIVGEGRVDAVVNNVGLARFGRIGSIDLDDLVATYDLNVRTAVQVVQAVLPGMIDAGWGRIVNVTSLTTLGTPERTPYAAAKAALETCTRIWAGELASSGITVNAVAPGPVETEMYRERSPAGSEREARFLNTIPLRRVGTPAEIAHVICMLLHDDAGYITGQVVRVDGGGSISAA; this is translated from the coding sequence GTGTCGAAACGAGTGCTGATCACTGGAGCCTCGAAGGGTATCGGGCGCGCGGTCGCCGACCGCGTCGCTGCCGCCGGCCAGCAACCCATCGGGCTCGCTCGGAGCGCGCCAGCCGATTTCCCCGGACAGTTCCACGAGGTCGACCTCGGCGACCAAGCCGCCACGGCCCAAGCCCTGGACACGATCGTCGGCGAAGGCAGGGTCGACGCCGTGGTCAACAACGTCGGCCTGGCACGGTTCGGCCGCATCGGCTCGATCGACCTGGACGATCTCGTCGCGACCTACGACCTGAACGTGCGCACCGCGGTGCAGGTGGTGCAGGCGGTGCTGCCCGGCATGATCGACGCGGGCTGGGGTCGCATCGTCAACGTCACCAGCCTGACGACGCTCGGCACCCCCGAACGCACCCCGTATGCCGCCGCCAAGGCGGCCCTGGAGACCTGCACCCGGATCTGGGCCGGCGAGCTCGCCTCGTCCGGCATCACCGTCAACGCCGTCGCGCCGGGCCCCGTCGAGACCGAGATGTACCGCGAACGCAGCCCGGCCGGGTCGGAACGGGAGGCCCGCTTCCTCAACACCATCCCGTTGCGTCGGGTCGGTACTCCCGCGGAGATCGCGCACGTGATCTGCATGCTGCTGCACGACGACGCCGGCTACATCACCGGACAGGTTGTCCGCGTCGACGGGGGCGGGAGCATCAGCGCCGCATAG
- the pstC gene encoding phosphate ABC transporter permease subunit PstC yields the protein MTRSISAGPWDPTGTSPALTTTRERAKWHGDRLFRLLAAAAGSTIVIAIALIAAFLLIRAVPSLRANHANFFTSAEFNTSDPARLAFGIRDLLMVTVLSSVTALALAVPVAVGIAVFLTQYVPARLSRPFGGIVDLLAAVPSIIFGLWGIFVLAPNLEPVAEFLNRHLDWLFLFKRGNVSLAGGGTIFTAGIVLSVMILPIITSVSREVFRQTPRRHIEAALALGATKWEVVRMTVLPYGRSGVIAASMLGLGRALGETVAVLVILRSGAHPGHWSLFDGGYTFASKIASAASEFSAPLPTGAYISAGFALFVLTFVVNAAARTIAGGKVNG from the coding sequence ATGACCCGATCGATCTCAGCGGGGCCCTGGGATCCGACCGGAACCTCGCCCGCGCTGACGACGACACGCGAGCGGGCCAAGTGGCACGGCGACCGGCTGTTCAGGCTGCTCGCCGCCGCCGCCGGATCGACGATTGTGATCGCGATCGCGCTGATCGCGGCGTTCCTGTTGATCCGCGCCGTCCCGTCGTTGCGGGCCAACCACGCGAACTTCTTCACCAGCGCCGAATTCAACACCAGCGACCCGGCCAGGCTGGCGTTCGGCATCCGCGATTTGTTGATGGTCACGGTGCTCAGTTCCGTCACGGCACTCGCGTTGGCCGTTCCGGTCGCGGTCGGGATCGCGGTGTTCCTGACGCAATACGTGCCCGCGCGGCTGTCCCGTCCCTTCGGCGGCATCGTCGATCTGTTGGCCGCGGTGCCGTCGATCATCTTCGGGTTGTGGGGGATCTTCGTGCTGGCGCCCAATCTGGAGCCGGTGGCGGAGTTCCTCAATCGCCATCTGGACTGGCTGTTCCTGTTCAAGCGGGGCAACGTTTCGCTGGCCGGCGGCGGCACCATCTTCACCGCGGGGATCGTGCTGTCGGTGATGATCCTGCCGATCATCACCTCGGTGTCGCGCGAGGTATTCCGGCAGACGCCGCGGCGCCACATCGAAGCGGCGCTGGCACTGGGAGCCACGAAGTGGGAAGTCGTGCGGATGACGGTGCTGCCCTACGGTCGCAGCGGCGTGATCGCGGCGTCGATGCTCGGGTTGGGCCGCGCTCTCGGGGAAACCGTGGCGGTGCTGGTGATCCTGCGCTCGGGCGCGCATCCGGGGCATTGGTCGCTGTTCGACGGCGGCTACACGTTCGCCTCCAAGATCGCCTCCGCGGCCTCGGAATTCAGCGCCCCGCTGCCCACGGGCGCGTACATTTCCGCGGGGTTCGCGCTGTTCGTGTTGACGTTCGTCGTCAACGCCGCCGCCCGGACGATCGCCGGCGGGAAGGTGAACGGATGA
- a CDS encoding NAD(P)H-dependent amine dehydrogenase family protein yields the protein MAIPVAQLGTGNVGIHSLRALITNPEFELTGVWVSSDAKAGKDAAELAGLADSTGVLASTDLDAVLATGPQCAVYNALADNRLPEAVEDYRRVLAAGINIVGSGPVFLQYPWQVIPEELVKPIEDAAREGNSSVYVNGIDPGFANDLLPLALAGTCQNIQQIRCMEIVDYATYDSAAVMFDVMGFGKPMDDVPMLLQPGVLSLAWGSVIRQLAAGLGIELDEVTQTHIRVPAPEDFDIASGHIPKGSAAALRFEVFGMVKGQPAVVLEHVTRLREDLCPEWPQPAQPGGSYRIEITGEPSYAMDICLSSRKGDHNHAGLVATAMRIVNAIPAVVAAEPGIVTTLDLPLITGKGLYLPG from the coding sequence ATGGCCATCCCCGTCGCCCAACTCGGTACCGGCAACGTCGGCATCCACTCGTTGCGCGCACTGATCACCAACCCGGAGTTCGAACTCACCGGCGTCTGGGTGTCCTCGGACGCCAAGGCGGGCAAGGACGCGGCAGAGCTTGCCGGACTAGCGGATTCGACCGGCGTGCTGGCCAGCACCGACCTGGACGCCGTCCTGGCCACCGGCCCGCAGTGCGCCGTCTACAACGCGTTGGCCGACAACCGGCTGCCCGAGGCCGTCGAGGACTACCGACGCGTCCTGGCGGCAGGGATCAACATCGTCGGCAGCGGCCCGGTCTTTCTGCAGTACCCGTGGCAGGTGATCCCCGAGGAGCTCGTCAAGCCGATCGAAGATGCTGCACGCGAAGGCAATTCGAGCGTCTACGTCAACGGCATCGACCCGGGTTTCGCCAACGACCTGCTGCCGCTGGCGCTGGCCGGCACCTGCCAGAACATCCAGCAGATCCGCTGCATGGAGATCGTCGACTACGCCACCTACGACAGCGCGGCGGTGATGTTCGACGTGATGGGGTTCGGCAAGCCGATGGACGACGTCCCGATGCTGCTGCAGCCCGGCGTGCTGAGCCTGGCCTGGGGATCGGTAATCCGGCAGCTGGCGGCGGGCCTGGGCATCGAGCTCGACGAGGTCACCCAGACGCACATCCGGGTGCCGGCGCCCGAGGACTTCGACATCGCCTCGGGTCACATTCCCAAGGGCAGCGCCGCGGCGCTGCGGTTCGAGGTGTTCGGCATGGTCAAGGGCCAGCCCGCCGTCGTGCTCGAGCACGTCACCCGGTTGCGCGAGGACCTGTGCCCCGAGTGGCCGCAGCCGGCGCAACCCGGCGGGTCGTACCGCATCGAGATCACCGGCGAACCGTCCTACGCCATGGACATCTGCCTGAGCAGCCGCAAGGGCGACCACAACCACGCGGGACTGGTCGCCACCGCAATGCGGATCGTCAACGCGATTCCGGCCGTGGTGGCCGCCGAGCCGGGCATCGTGACGACGCTGGACCTGCCCCTGATCACCGGCAAGGGCCTGTATCTGCCGGGCTGA
- a CDS encoding SDR family oxidoreductase, with amino-acid sequence MILDKFRLDDKVAVITGGGRGLGAAIALAFAEVGADVVIASRTQSELDAVAEKVRASGRRAHTVAADLAHPDVTAELAGQAVEAFGRLDIVVNNVGGTMPNTLLTTTTKDLKDAFTFNVVTAHALTLAAVPLMLEHSGGGSVINISSTMGRLAARGFAAYGTAKAALSHYTRLAALDLCPRIRVNAIAPGSILTSALDVVASNDELRKPMEEATPMRRLGDPSDIAAAAVYLASPAGEFLTGKTLEVDGGLTYPNLDIPVPDL; translated from the coding sequence ATGATCCTCGACAAGTTCCGCCTCGACGACAAGGTCGCCGTCATCACCGGTGGCGGCCGCGGCCTCGGTGCGGCCATCGCGCTGGCGTTCGCCGAGGTAGGGGCCGACGTTGTGATTGCTTCGCGCACCCAATCCGAATTGGACGCGGTCGCCGAGAAGGTCCGCGCCAGCGGCCGCCGCGCGCACACCGTCGCCGCCGACCTCGCTCATCCCGACGTGACCGCCGAGCTCGCCGGCCAGGCCGTCGAGGCCTTCGGCAGACTAGACATCGTCGTCAACAATGTCGGCGGCACCATGCCCAACACGCTGCTGACGACCACGACCAAGGACCTCAAGGACGCGTTCACGTTCAACGTCGTCACCGCCCACGCGTTGACCCTGGCGGCCGTGCCGTTGATGCTCGAGCACTCCGGCGGCGGCAGCGTGATCAACATCAGCTCGACGATGGGCCGGCTGGCCGCGCGCGGGTTCGCCGCCTACGGCACCGCCAAGGCGGCGCTGTCGCACTACACCCGGCTGGCCGCGCTCGACCTGTGCCCACGCATCCGGGTCAACGCGATCGCGCCGGGGTCGATCCTCACCTCGGCGCTGGACGTGGTGGCCTCCAACGACGAGCTGCGCAAGCCGATGGAGGAGGCGACGCCGATGCGCCGCCTCGGCGACCCCAGCGACATCGCCGCTGCCGCAGTGTATTTGGCGTCGCCCGCCGGTGAGTTCTTGACCGGCAAGACATTAGAGGTCGACGGCGGCCTCACCTACCCCAACCTCGACATCCCCGTCCCCGACCTGTGA